The Acinetobacter shaoyimingii DNA segment AGCTGACGCTGAGCTGATATAGCTAAACATTGCAGCACCTGTTAAACAACCTGCAAGCATTGGCAATTGGAAGCTTTTGTCTTGTAATATCGTGCCATACAACAACACAATTTGTTTAAAACTCAGTTTTAGACGACGTTCAGGTTCTAAAGTTTCTTTAAAAAAGAAATGCACCATGAGCAGAAAAATGATGCCAATGATCGTAAGCGTAATAAAAACCGCTTTCCATGCAAAAAACTTTAGAATAAATGCGCCAATGATTGGTGCTGTAATCGGTGCAACCCCCATGACAATCATCATGGTGGAAAAAGCTTGTGCTGAACCTTGTAAATCTAAGCGATCACGTATGGCGGCACGTGCCATCACCACACCCACACAGCCACCTAAAGCTTGTAATACACGCGCAAAAATCAATGACCAATCATCTGGTGCCACCACACAAATAAGGCTTGCAACGACATATAACATTAAGCCGAAATAAAGTGGTTTTTTGCGTCCAATTCGATCACTAATGGGGCCATAAAATAACTGCCCCAACGCTAGACCAAAAAAATAAGCAGGCAACGTATTGGCAATTTGTTGTGTACTGACCTGAAAGTCATTTGCCATTTGTGGCAATGCAGGTAAATACATATCGATGGACAAAGGTCCTAATGATGTAAGCATCGCCAACAACATGATCCAACGGGTTGAATATTGTTGTTGATTGTTTTTTATAGACATATTTTAATTTCTATCGATATGATTTAAACAGAACTTAAGTTTATACTGAACTCAGTTTGATTTGTTTGAAATATATTTGAACTTTCATGATTTTTTCACCCTATAATTCATCAAGAATCATGTTTTTATAATAAAGGAACGGTGCTTGAATATTTGGTTGACGCAGCTTAAAAAAGCAACCTACAACACATCATTTATGTATAACCTGCGCATGATTATTGCATTTGCGGGGACCGCATTTATTCCCTATTTCATGGGGAATCAATTAATGACAATTCCACTAACACTCGGGGTTGTTGCTGCAGGTTTAAGTGATATTGATGATCGCTTCTCAGTCCGAATCATGAATCTCATCTATACCTATATTGGCTTTTTTATTACGGCAGCATCTGTTCAATTATTGTTTCCCTATCCGATTTTTTTCGCAATTGCTTTAATTGTCTCTTGTATTGCCCTGATCTTATTAGGCTCTTTGGGGCGACGCTATGCCACCATTTCCTATGGGTGTTTAGTGATTTCTGTATACACCATGCTCGGGGTCAATCTGTTTGAACATTGGTATACCCAACCGACTTTACTGGTGATTGGTGCAGCTTGGTATGGTTTGATTTCAACGATCAGTTATTTGCTTTTCCCTGCTCGACAAGTTCAAGACAAGCTCTCACAAAGTTATTCATCTTTAGGAGATTTCTTATTTGCCAAGTCAAACTTGTTCGATGTGGATATGACTGCTGAAAGCTATCAGCAAAGTATGATTACGCTGTCCATGGACAATGGTAAATTGGTCGGCATTTTCAATGATATGAAAACTACCCTATTGACCCGTTTAAAAGGCGATCGTGGTCAAACTGATACCCGTCGCAGTTTGCAATATTATTTTGTAGCGCAAGACATACATGAACGTGCCGATTCTGCACATATTGATTATCAACAATTGGCTCAAATCTTTGAACACAGTGATATTTTATTTCGTTTCCAGCGTATTTTGACGCTACAAGCCAAAGCCTGCAAAGACTTAAGCCAAAGCATATTAAAACGTACCACTTATAGCCACAATCCACGTTTTGAACATGCTTTTATCAATTTAAGAAAATCATTGAAAAAACTTCAGCAAGATCAAGATTACGATGTGATTTGGGTCAATGCACTTTATGCACTGTACCAAAACCTAAAAGCGATTAATGCCCAACTGCAAAACTTGGAAACTGAACGAAACATCACTTTCGATAAATCTAAACAGATCGAAAGCCAACTTAAAGATGATGATCTAAAAGGTTGGGATGATATTGTCATTCGAATTAAGCAAAATCTCACACCAGAATCTGTGTTATTTCGACATGCAATTCGGGTCTCTATGGTACTTTTGGTGGGTTATATTTTTGTACAAATGACCGATATTCAATATGGTTACTGGGTGCTACTCACAGCTTTATTTGTCAGTCAACCAAACTTCAATGCCACCAAACGACGCCTTAAATTGCGTATTTTAGGTACGATCGCAGGCATCGTATTGGGTTTTGCCATTTTATATTTTGTGCCTTCTACAGAAGGTCAATTATTACTCTTAATCCTCAGTGGCGTTTTGTTCTTCGATTTACGCAGTAAACAATATGCTCAAGCCACTGCTTTTATTACCATTTTGGCCTTAATTAATTTTAACTTGGACGGATTGGGGTTCCAGGCTGCTTTACCACGCTTGATTGATACAATCATTGGCTGTGCTTTAGCATGGTTAGGGGTGACTTTTATTTTTCCAGACTGGAAGTTCCGTCGCTTACCACACACCATTCAACGTTCATTGGTTGCGCATTGTGACTATCTGACGGAAATTGTGTACCAATATCATCATGGTCGGAACAATGGTTTGAACTATCGTGTCATGCGACGTGCAGCGCATAATCGAGATGCAGATGTGGCTTCTTTAGTATCAACCTTGGCGACAGAACCTGACTTTGACCCAATCCAAAAAAGCTTAGCCTTTGAGTTCTTATGTCTAAACCACACCTTCCTGAGCTATATCGCTGCTTTAGGTGCGCACCGAGCATTGGTCGATGATCCAGAAGTATTGAATCTGCTTGATCGTGCAGTCGAAGATGTCAAAGGCGCTTTACTTCGAGATGAAAGCCCTGATTTAAATAGCAATAATATGATTCAAAGTATTCGTGATCGATTAAATCAGTCTGATACTGATAGCTCCAAGTCATTGATTATATTGCAACAACTTTCGTTAATTTTTTCGATCTTGAAACAACTCAGTACTTTAAAGCAAAGTTTGAGCAATGAACGAGATGAACAATCGACCGAATTGGCTTCTTTATAAAAAGAAGCCAATTTGACAGGGATTTTCTTCGAATATACTCACTGATTGTATTAATTTAATGCTAAACTCTGCCCAGATTTACATTTTTTGTTAATGACATTATGACTGCGAAAAACCTTTACGCGTATACCCTACAACCTGTTACATACGAAGTTTCAGAAGCTGAACAACGCTATGCACAACTTGCGATTTGGCGTAGTACCAACAAAATTGGAACAAAAGCTTGGGCAATTATGGCTGCAATTGTTGCTGTTTCAATCTTGGGTCTGATTTTTATCAAAAACTATTCAACGATCATTTTTTGGGTAGCCCTCGTCTGTGTGGCAATCTATTACCTGGTTCGTAAATTCGGTTTAGAGTGGTACGTTAAACGTAAAATGAACGAATTCCCAGTCGAACAAATCAAAGGTATTAAATTGGGTGTTCAGCCGCATGGTATCGTGATGCGCCAAAAAATGGGCTTGCAAGAAGGCATTGCAACCATTGAATGGAAAGACATTTACGAATGGTACAATACGCCAGATTTCTTACTTGTAAATTTCAAAGTGAAAGGTCAACAAGGTGCGTACATTTTACCTAAGCGTATGAACAGCAAAAACTTCTCATTTGACACTGTACGCAAACACTTAAATGAAACGGTTGGTGCAGCAAAAACACTTTAATGCTTTATAAATTCCAAGAAACCTCCTGATCGGAGGTTTTTTTATGCAAATTCAATCTTATGAAAACCAAAAATTAAACCAAAAATCTGAGCAAATCGGTGTGTATTCACAAAATATCCATTTTCTCAGGCAAGTGCTCCTATATAATTCGTCACCATCTAAAATAGAATGTCCCATACATTTTTATGTTAAAAAAAACGTTTTTTCAAATCCATTGGTTTTTAGGGATTACCGCAGGCTTAATTCTGTCAATTATGGGTGTGACAGGAGCAATTTACTCCTACGAACAACCGATTCTAAAATGGATGAATCAAGACAGCTATGTTGTTCAAGCTGAAACAAAAGCAAAAATGACACCTGCTGAAATTTACCAACACTTTCAGCAAGAACGTCCAGAATTTAAAATTAATAGTATCAGCGTTGCATCTTCAGCCACTGAATCATCCAGTATCAACATTGAAAAAGAAGGTGAACGTCGTGGTTATACCATGATGATCAATCCTTACAATGCTGAACTTTTACCTTCAATTCAAGGAAAAGCTTTTTTTGCCTTCGTACAAAAATTACATCGTTATTTGGCTGCTGGAGAAGTGGGTAAACAAATAACTGGGGCGTGTACACTTTTTCTGTTGTATTTCATTCTAAGCGGTATCTATCTGAGATGGCCAAAAAAACATACTATTCGTCAATGGTTTGCTGTTAAACCCAAGTTAACCGGTCGCAACTTTATTTGGGATTTACATGCTGTTGTTGGAACTTGGGTATTTGTATTTTATTTCATTATTGCTTGTACTGGTCTCACTTGGTCTTATAGCTGGTGGAAGAATGGCATGTACAAAGTACTTGGAGTTGAAGCACCTCAAAGTAATATGCAAGGGCGCGATTCAGGTCAAAAACCATCAAAATCAGAACATTCAAAAAAAGAACATGCTTCTGGCTCTAATGAACATAAAGCTAAAGGTGATGCTGAAGACTTGAATCCTAGCCAAATTCAAACTGCGCTCCATCAAACTTGGAGTGGTATTCAAGCTCAATTGGGTCGTGAGTATTCAACTATGACGCTGAATTTACCAAAAAAAGACAATGGTAAATTAGAGCTGGTTTTTGTCGATCCTATTCCACAACATGAACGTGCTAGAAATAAAGCGACTTATAATT contains these protein-coding regions:
- a CDS encoding multidrug effflux MFS transporter; translation: MSIKNNQQQYSTRWIMLLAMLTSLGPLSIDMYLPALPQMANDFQVSTQQIANTLPAYFFGLALGQLFYGPISDRIGRKKPLYFGLMLYVVASLICVVAPDDWSLIFARVLQALGGCVGVVMARAAIRDRLDLQGSAQAFSTMMIVMGVAPITAPIIGAFILKFFAWKAVFITLTIIGIIFLLMVHFFFKETLEPERRLKLSFKQIVLLYGTILQDKSFQLPMLAGCLTGAAMFSYISSASAVLMDGYHLDQQTFAYAFGLNALGIMLMSSINKKLSQRFSVLQRLVIGGVIQVSGSVIILFAGLLAVAPLWLVMLGLFFAVSGIGFTGPNATALAMSQQGARAGTASAIMGSAQFGCGLLGGVLLNFLMWDSLLNMAIMMLMFTLIGTWMITKVVRVQRQVQS
- the yccS gene encoding YccS family putative transporter, which gives rise to MNIWLTQLKKATYNTSFMYNLRMIIAFAGTAFIPYFMGNQLMTIPLTLGVVAAGLSDIDDRFSVRIMNLIYTYIGFFITAASVQLLFPYPIFFAIALIVSCIALILLGSLGRRYATISYGCLVISVYTMLGVNLFEHWYTQPTLLVIGAAWYGLISTISYLLFPARQVQDKLSQSYSSLGDFLFAKSNLFDVDMTAESYQQSMITLSMDNGKLVGIFNDMKTTLLTRLKGDRGQTDTRRSLQYYFVAQDIHERADSAHIDYQQLAQIFEHSDILFRFQRILTLQAKACKDLSQSILKRTTYSHNPRFEHAFINLRKSLKKLQQDQDYDVIWVNALYALYQNLKAINAQLQNLETERNITFDKSKQIESQLKDDDLKGWDDIVIRIKQNLTPESVLFRHAIRVSMVLLVGYIFVQMTDIQYGYWVLLTALFVSQPNFNATKRRLKLRILGTIAGIVLGFAILYFVPSTEGQLLLLILSGVLFFDLRSKQYAQATAFITILALINFNLDGLGFQAALPRLIDTIIGCALAWLGVTFIFPDWKFRRLPHTIQRSLVAHCDYLTEIVYQYHHGRNNGLNYRVMRRAAHNRDADVASLVSTLATEPDFDPIQKSLAFEFLCLNHTFLSYIAALGAHRALVDDPEVLNLLDRAVEDVKGALLRDESPDLNSNNMIQSIRDRLNQSDTDSSKSLIILQQLSLIFSILKQLSTLKQSLSNERDEQSTELASL
- a CDS encoding YcxB family protein, producing MTAKNLYAYTLQPVTYEVSEAEQRYAQLAIWRSTNKIGTKAWAIMAAIVAVSILGLIFIKNYSTIIFWVALVCVAIYYLVRKFGLEWYVKRKMNEFPVEQIKGIKLGVQPHGIVMRQKMGLQEGIATIEWKDIYEWYNTPDFLLVNFKVKGQQGAYILPKRMNSKNFSFDTVRKHLNETVGAAKTL